Proteins from one Triticum aestivum cultivar Chinese Spring chromosome 7A, IWGSC CS RefSeq v2.1, whole genome shotgun sequence genomic window:
- the LOC123152266 gene encoding uncharacterized protein isoform X3 — translation MRPSRRRSSISDLFSLRVLSRISSWPLLSHRGICRTQPCTSVVTCISSVRSRHSMLHEAAVTTPLSSVSCTDVNLIKKTPRWTSAINNQSLRTIYLVGAN, via the exons ATGAGGCCGTCGCGCCGGAGGTCTTCCATCTCAGATTTGTTTTCTTTACG GGTGTTGTCAAGAATTTCATCATGGCCACTGCTTTCCCACCGAGGTATTTGCCGCACGCAGCCATGCACAAGTGTCGTCACTTGCATCTCCTCTGTGCGTTCCCGTCACTCCATGCTGCACGAGGCTGCAGTCACCACACCCTTGAGTAG TGTTTCTTGTACTGATGTTAACCTCATAAAAAAGACTCCCAGGTGGACATCTGCTATAAATAATCAG AGCTTAAGAACAATTTATTTGGTTGGAGCTAACTAA
- the LOC123152266 gene encoding uncharacterized protein isoform X1 encodes MRPSRRRSSISDLFSLRVLSRISSWPLLSHRGICRTQPCTSVVTCISSVRSRHSMLHEAAVTTPLSSVSCTDVNLIKKTPRWTSAINNQGQTANQLQMDCPNLSMCWNR; translated from the exons ATGAGGCCGTCGCGCCGGAGGTCTTCCATCTCAGATTTGTTTTCTTTACG GGTGTTGTCAAGAATTTCATCATGGCCACTGCTTTCCCACCGAGGTATTTGCCGCACGCAGCCATGCACAAGTGTCGTCACTTGCATCTCCTCTGTGCGTTCCCGTCACTCCATGCTGCACGAGGCTGCAGTCACCACACCCTTGAGTAG TGTTTCTTGTACTGATGTTAACCTCATAAAAAAGACTCCCAGGTGGACATCTGCTATAAATAATCAG GGCCAGACAGCCAACCAACTACAAATGGACTGCCCGAATTTATCCATGTGTTGGAATAGATGA
- the LOC123152266 gene encoding uncharacterized protein isoform X2, which yields MRPSRRRSSISDLFSLRVLSRISSWPLLSHRGICRTQPCTSVVTCISSVRSRHSMLHEAAVTTPLSSVSCTDVNLIKKTPRWTSAINNQGCETSACSVHKQGVQGQN from the exons ATGAGGCCGTCGCGCCGGAGGTCTTCCATCTCAGATTTGTTTTCTTTACG GGTGTTGTCAAGAATTTCATCATGGCCACTGCTTTCCCACCGAGGTATTTGCCGCACGCAGCCATGCACAAGTGTCGTCACTTGCATCTCCTCTGTGCGTTCCCGTCACTCCATGCTGCACGAGGCTGCAGTCACCACACCCTTGAGTAG TGTTTCTTGTACTGATGTTAACCTCATAAAAAAGACTCCCAGGTGGACATCTGCTATAAATAATCAG GGGTGTGAGACATCAGCATGCTCTGTACATAAGCAGGGAGTTCAGGGGCAGAACTGA